In the Bacteroidota bacterium genome, TGCGCAAAATAAAGTGACGGAATAGAAATATTTTCTTGTGCGATGTATTGCCAAATATCCAACTCTGTCCAATTGCTCAATGGAAATGCTCTAAAATGCTCACCCTTACGCTTTTTCCCATTTAATAAAGTCCATATTTCAGGTCTTTGATTCTTAGGATCCCACTGTCCAAATTCATCCCGAAAGGAAAAAAAACGTTCTTTAGCTCTTGCTTTTTCTTCATCTCTTCGTCCACCGCCTAATGCTACATCAAAACTGAATTCGCTTATGGCATCCAACAGGGTAATGGTTTGCAAAACATTTCGGCTTCCATTTATTTGTCGTTCCTCCACAGCTCTACCGCTATTGATTGAATCCTGTACTTTTCTAACTATCACCTTCACCTCCATTTGATTCGCAAAAGCATCTCTAAAGTCAAGCGTTTCCTGAAAATTATGTCCTGTATCAATATGAAGTAAAGGAAATGGAATACTCGCCGGATAAAAGGCCTTACGCGCTAAGTACGTCATTACAATAGAATCCTTACCACCTGAAAAAAGCAAGACCGGTTTTTCGAATTGAGCAGCTACTTCGCGAAGCACAAAAATTGACTCGGATTCCAACTGCTGCAAATGGGATAGGTTGTAATTCATTCGTTTGTGCGAAAATAAGTTTAGTGTTTAAACACTTACAATACCGGCGTATTTATTAGATGTAGACTAGTTTTTTCAAGAACTGTAAGTAACGAATTTAAACACGCTGCTAGCGAATTTTGTTCTGTATTCACTGTTAGAATAGGATCAACAGGTTCTTCAAAAGCTGCGCTTACGCCTGTAAACTTAGGTATTTCTCCTAAGCGTGCTTTTTTATACAAACCTTTAACATCTCTTCTTTCACATTCTTCAAGTGAGCAATTTACAAAAATCTCGATAAAATTATTTCCTATTGTATTTGCCACCAGCTTTTGCAATGTGTGGGTTGGTGTAATAAAGGAACAGATGGGCACAATTCCTGAATTTTTAAAAAGCAGTGCAATTTCAGCAGCTCTACGCAGATTTTCGTTGCGGTCAGAATCGCTGAATCCTAAATCCTGATTGATGCCTTTTCGTAATTCATCTCCATCCAATAAAACATGTGCAATACCCTTGCTTGAAAAATGTTGTGAAAGGCTTTTTGCCAAAGTACTTTTTCCTGAACCCGATAAGCCTTCTAACCAAATAACGGGACAGTTTTCAACAATTATTTTTTTAGTATCAACGACAGTCTTCACACTCATTCGGCAGTCAAAATTTGAAGAACAAAATTAAGGAATAATTGGGTGTAATTGTAATACGATTAAAGTAAATACAAGGGGTGTTGGACTGTTGAAGCTTGAAAGAGAATAATCAATTCGAAACTTTCATTATTAATGGACAATCACTTTTTGCTCTACAATGCTATCTCCTGATTTCACCTGTATCAAATAAATACCGGATGCAATGCCGCTAAAATTGAGATTATTATGGGAACTAAGCAAATTGGAGAAGCGTTCGTTGTAGACTTCCTGACTCAACATATCAAAAATTTTCACTGCTATTGTGTTCAAATGCTTGTTTGAAAAAGTTAGCGTAAATGCGCCATTATTGGGATTAGGATAAATTGAAAAAGCCAATTCCTGCTCAACACTCTTAGCTGATAAGCTAAAGTATGAAGAGTAAGCTGTATCTGAATTACACAACTGAGGGTCCGACACAATTAAACTGTATACACCATTGGCTGTTGGAACGTATACCTGCTGAGTTGCACCGACTAGCAGTGTATCGTTCAAATACCATTGGTTTCCAGAAACAGCACTTGAAATAAGTTGATCAAAATTTTGAAGAATGGTTGGTGTAGCAACTTGCGCTTTTACTTCAATTACTGAACTGGCCGAAAAGGTGCAATTATTTGAATCGATGTAAGCATAGCTGATACTATTAAAACCTGCTCCCGCTTCTTGGGGCACAAAATAGTTGGTGTCGACTGCAAATCCTGAATAATTCCCACCTAGCGGAGTTCCACCACTTAACTCGAATGCACTATCACCAACACATACCGGCGAAAAGGAGCTTAAACTCACTAGTGTAGGTACAAAATGCCCCAGCACTTTTTCAGTTGAAGTAGCAGAGCAATATGCATCACTCAGCATCACCGCATAATGTCCATCACCTGAAGCGGTATATTCTGAATCAGTTGCAAATGGAATAAGATTGCCATTCAGCAACCAATGATAAGCCATTCCAGGTTCAACATTTGTTTGAAACAAATAAGTGGCATTTGCGCATATCATAAGGGTATCGGCAGCTAAAATACTAGCTTGAATTTTTTGATTTTGTGTTATGGTAATTCCAGCAGAAACAGCATCACATCCATCTAATGTAACTCGAACCGCATATTTTCCGGAATCAGCAACACTCAGCAGAGGCTGATTAAATCCAATAAGTATGCTGCTATCCTTTAACCATTGATACGAATAATTTGTATCGATTGGTGCATTTAGAAAAACTGATTGACCTTCGCACAAATGCGTTGTTCCGCTAGGAGTGGCACTTGCGAGAGGACTTGGCTTAACTGTAACGGGTATTGAATTACTTAAATTACTGCATAAACTATCGCGCTGCACTAAAGTATAATTACCGCTTTGATTTGCATTAAAAACTGTATCTGTTTGACCTGGTATGGATATTCCATTTCGGTACCATTGATAAGTTAATCCAAGCATTCCGACACTTTCTAATTTCACAAAATTACCCTCACAAAAATTGGTAGTATCGTTTGCTGTAATCACATTTTCGGGTAGCGCGTGAGTGTTAACTTGTATAGTGTTGGAATGGCTTTCACAAGAATTTAAGCGAACAATTGCATAGTAATTTCCCGAATCAACAACATCGTATTTGAAAGCAGTTGCACCCTGAATTTGCAAGCTATCTTTCATCCATTGATAGGTGTAGCCTAAACTTTTTGTAACTCTCAATTGATAAGCAGTTCCAACGCAAATCGAAAGCATGGAATCGGCAAGGATAGTTGCAATAGGACTAGGTTTAATTAATACTACCACTTCGGATGAAGCACTGCACAAGCTATTTACTGTAACGAGTTTATAGCGTGCGGCAATATCAACGAATAACGTGGCAGAATCGGCTCCGACAATTAATGAATCATTAAAAAACCATTGATAGGAATAAGTTGAATCGAAAAAAGCTTGCAGTGTATGATTTTCGCCAATGCATAGCACAAGTGTATCGGTTGGATTGAGAAAGGTTTCAGGTGCAACATACACTACAATATCGATAGCATTCGATTGCTTAGAGCAACCATTTAAAGTGGTTTCAAAACTATATTTTCCAGACAAAGTTGCTGCAAACACAGTATCCACTTCTGCGGGAAGCAATGTATCATTTCGATACCATTTGTAGGTATATGCTGCATTGCTTGGAGCTGATAATGTCTGTACACCCCCTTCACAAAAAGAATACATGCTATCATTTTGCAAGCCTGCATCCGGCAAAGGGTTAAGCACTACATGAATTAATTCAGAAACACTTGTACATCCATTATCAGTAACTTTTACTTGATAAAATCCGGAATCAGACAACGTCAGTTGAGCAGTAACCTCACCGCTTAAAATACTATCATTTTTTGTCCAACCAAAAGTCTGACCAAAAGCAGAATCAGCAGTTAAATCAATTGTAGCACCGGCACAAACGAATGTGTTGAGTGGGGATTGTATGTGTGCAAGTGGATTAGTTTTTTTGGTTACATGCACCATAGCAGATATAGCTTCACAATTAAATCGATTGACTTTTAAGGTATAATCACCGGAGTCTGAAACGAATAAATTTTGATTTTTAGCAGTTTGTATTTCGCTTCCATTTTTAAACCATTGATATCTAAAATTGGAACCGCTTTGTGCAGTAAGCTTTACACTATCCCCTTCACAAAATGAAATAAGAGAATCCCCTAAAATACTTGCAACGGCAGGCGTAAAAAAAGTTCCCGGAGAGCCGCCTGGGCAACCTGCAAACCAATTATCACCATTATCCAAATCCAAATTAACAGGCACCGATTCAAGTGTATACCCTTGCCCTGCTGCGGCAATTGGCCAAGGAGGAAGCTTAGAATAAGTCATTGATACATGCAAGGAATCCTGATTGGTAAATAACCTCAACAATTCTCCTGTATTTGCAAACCCAAAACCAATTGGACCAAGCACATTATCTTGCTCATCGTCGTCGTGATTCTCATCTTGGTGCGGGCTTCGGTGAGGATTGGAATGATTTTCATTTTGACTGAGTTCAGGAAACTGAGAATTGAATTTGGATAAATCTTCCGCTAAAACCAAATATCCGTTTGCCTTTATAGTTGTTCCTAGTGGAAATGTATAACAATGCAAATTATCGTTGTCTTTAAATTTCCAGGCTGTTAAATCAATATCTACCGAATCCAAATTATGAAGCTCGACCCAATCTCCAGCATCTGCAGTACCAGCCGATTGGTAATTTATTTCATTAAATGTAATGTGCGGCGTAAGCGTGCTACCTTTAAAGTAAGCAAGCACCGAGTCTGAGGTAGTAAAGTTTATAGTTATCGATTGATTACTATCTGCAGAAAGAATTGAATTATTTGGCTGCCAATAATCAAATGAATAACCTGGATTGGGAATGGCAGTTATTGTTACCGGATTACCGTTAAAATAAGTCCCTTTCCACGGAAGTGAATCCGGAATAATTGTACTAATTTGTATGCGTCCTGAACCCAGCGGATAAGCTTGCAAGGTTAGTACCACCTGGCTGTTTAAATTAAAATTGGATTGAATATAATTTAACGCGCGAGCCGGACGCTTATTTGTAAAATTTATCAAGGAAGCAATATTCTGATTCCAACTGGTCATACTGCTTCCCCACCGTGCAAACTGCAAGGGCATGTCAGCAGCAATTGAATCACGCATGTCATAAGCTATTTTACGAACATTGGCCGGAACATAAATGGTATTTATTAAATCCGCATAACGGTTAATAAAATAGTTTCGAAAGGTAGGATTCGCAGCCATTGCATTAAAAATATAACTTTGGTAGGAATCATCCGCCGGTGCTATCAAATCACTAAGTTTATCATAGGTATAACTGCTATAAAGCCCCATTCCAAAATCCAAATCATATAAAATATATTGCCATTTTCCACCCGGTTTCCGTGGTCGCCATAACTTTATATTGTTGCTCCAATCGCCAATCCAGTCGTTATTTACATAGTAGGTTTCAGCAATAAAATAATCGGCATAATTTTGCAAATCAAAAAGCGAATTCATTTTAGTATAAAAACTCGAATCCAATGGATTGGCTGTTATTGCATAATTAAACATGTTGAAAAATCCGGTATCTGAGCCATTTTTAATTTCAATTGACCCTCCTTCAAACAATAAATCGAATTCTGATTTTTTATAGCCAAAATTATTTTCAACATAGCTGTGGTTATCGTTTTCTCGGATTTCATACACGCCCCAATAGCGGCCATTTAAAAATACTTCGCAGGGTTCGTATCCTAAAAATCCGGTATAGGTATTTTTCATAATGCGCTGCATTAAACCATCGCGGTAATGCACCACATTCCAGTCGGTACCTGCATTGCGCAGAATAAATCCCGGGTAGCTTTTAATATTTTCCTTTTCAGGGATGAGTGGGTAAGTAATTTCTGGAGTGCCAAAATCATTATCTAAAATAAGCTCAAAACTTTTTTGCGGCTTAGCGCGAGAATAATTCCCATTAATTTTAAATGCAGCATCAAATTGAAAAGCACGATTTTTTTGTTTGTCGAAGTATTCTAAACTAACCGGCTTTTCCCAATCTTGCCAATAGTTGGCGCCTTTGTAAGGATAAGTGGTACTGGCATGGTTTCCTAACACATAAATACCGGTTGAATCATCCCATAAATTTTCGGGATTCGTTGCCAATGAAAATACCGGTAAATGCATGTCCTCGTCAATCAAATAGGTATTTGTAACCACCGGACTTGGCACCATCCCTACGGTATAGACTCTTGCTTTTAAAGTTTGAGACGTATCCACGGCTAAGGAGGAAGTATACACAGCTGAATTTAATGTTGGGGTGCTTCCATCGGTAGTGTAATGAATTACCGCATTTGCAGGTGAAGCAGCAATGCTCACCAATCTAGGAGCATCATAATATCCGCCTTGTATGGAAAATACGGGAGCTGTCGCAATTCCGCTGTAACAAATTGAGGTGGAATTACTAATGTTAGGTGAAGGTGGACTAAAAAAACACCAAGTTGCAGCGCCATCAGTTGACCTTCCATAGGAGACATCGGTTTGCATGCTGCCCGTATATTTTTGATCAATCACATTGCCCAATGAATCGGACAGCACAATGGTTTCGCCACTCTTGCTCAATTTAAAATTAGCATGTAAGTATTCTCTAATTGGAGCTTCAAACCAACTGGGAGGAGCCGGAAACACATAATTACTGCGGTTCACGCCAATCGAAAAATATGGAATGGCAGATAAATCGGTGGATGCATTTGAAAGGTTATGGACTTCAACAGCCAATACATTTGTTCCAATTTGCAATGCCTTTCGTAACAAATTAAAATCCACATAAAACGAATCTGGCATACCTCCTGAAAACATCTTTGCTTCATGCTCACCACTTGCAAAATCCGTGTAATTAGGTCGCACACCAACTGAGCCAATATTGTTGCGGGCAATTTCAATTCCATTTAAGTAGGCTACAAAGCCATCGTCATAATCAATATTAAAAATGGCTTTCATGACTTGACTGGTGTCGACAAGCGAGAAAATTTTTCTCATGTAGATCGTTCGAATATTCGAAACAACCGTGCTATCGTCGCCATCGCCATATCCGATCCCGCCCTTACCTTGACTCCAAGAATTATCGATAAATGAACTGTTGCGCCAATTGGTATCGGTAAGATTATCGGGTATTGTATAGCGCCATACATCATCGGATTTCACAGGAGTTTCCCAATGATTAATTGTAGTTAGCTTACTAGTATCATCAATAAAAACAGTTATAAAATCATGTGGAGCCAGCGAAATAAAAGGAAACTGCCACTTCGCAGGGACTAGCGGATCGTCGCTTAATTTGTATTTATAAAGATTTAAAGGACTATTGCCGGCATTATAAAACTCAATCCAATCGCCATACTTACCAAACTCATCCGCAACAACAGTTGCATTTGCTGCCGAAAACTCATTGATAACAAGTTGAGCGGACAGTCGGGAAAAAGAAAAAAGTAATAATAAAAGTATATATGCCGTGAATCTTCTAACTTTCAAAACCTGTTGTGCTAATTAAATGTGCTTTTATTGTTATACGCAAAAGCGGGGTCAATAGTTCTGCTTTATTTTAATTCAGTTAATTTTTTATTCCACCAGTACCAATTTCTGCATTTCACTTCTGAATTGCGATTGAAACCGAATAAAGTATATCCCTTTTGCAAGGCCTTCTAAATTGACTGATACTTCTGATTTAACTTGCCTTTTCGCTTCCGCGGAAGTAATTTTCTTTACCATCAAACCATCCGCATTGAATAAACTAATGGTACAATTTTCATTCAAAAGTGAATTCCATTGTAAGTTTAGATTTCCTTTTGTGGGATTGGGAAAAATCTGAAGTGCAAATTTTTCCTTATTCAATTGGGTTATACCAACCGCATGCGCTGAGTCGTATTTTTGTTGTGCATTCAAAGCACTAATTTGTAAATCCTGGAGGCTGTTTCCTGCAATCATCGCAAATTCAACCACCACGCTATCATCCGGTGCCATAGTAAACGGACCGGCACTTATTACTTGCACTACATCGTTTCCGGCAGTAACCGTATTACCGGCTTGTTTGCGATTTACTGAAAGCGATTGAAATTTTTCAGCTGTAGAATATCCATCGGTCAGATCAATTCCACCTGCTCCACCACCCACATTATCCATCGAATTCACAACAATTCCTGAAGTACTTAATAATTTAATCCCACAATAAATTGGGCTAGCCTGTGTGCTATACACATAGCCCATGCGGTTTACGCTGTCGAAATCAGCTTTGTTAAATGAGGCATTCTGAACATCCCAATCGGCAAATATTCCGGCGTAAAGCGTGTTTAACGGAATAACATTATTGTTATATATAGTGAATTTACGAACAATATATTTACGGTGAGCCGCTGCTGTCCATGCATAGGAATCGTGTCTAACAAAAACACGTAATTTTGAAGCTCCCGCATTGTCGTCGTTAAAAAAACCTTGCAAATCCATATCAGATGTAACAGCAGGAAGTATTCTTTGAACCAATTGTGCTGCACCCAAATCATTATCAAAGCTATTCGCTGTGCTTCGGGCCATATCAGAAACCTGAGAAGCGGAGTTGCCAATCATTAAGCTGCTTTCATACAATTGAGAAGAACTTAGCAAATAGGTAAATCCAAGGCCTTGATCTTGATTGGGTAAACTATAACCAATGCGACCTGTACTAGTAACAGAAGTAGCTACATCATTGATATCGATGTTAATATAATCCACATTAACAATTACTTCCAAATACTGAAAAGTGTTAGTTACTCCGTTGTTAATGGTTACTTTAAGTATCACTTTATAATTCAATGGAGTATTGGGTAAAATCTTAAAAATGAATGGATTGGCATTATTATTTGCTGTTCCCATGGTGTTA is a window encoding:
- the cysD gene encoding sulfate adenylyltransferase subunit CysD, whose amino-acid sequence is MNYNLSHLQQLESESIFVLREVAAQFEKPVLLFSGGKDSIVMTYLARKAFYPASIPFPLLHIDTGHNFQETLDFRDAFANQMEVKVIVRKVQDSINSGRAVEERQINGSRNVLQTITLLDAISEFSFDVALGGGRRDEEKARAKERFFSFRDEFGQWDPKNQRPEIWTLLNGKKRKGEHFRAFPLSNWTELDIWQYIAQENISIPSLYFAHARKVINRKGILLADSEFVSLQGEEKYEEMQVRFRTVGDMTCTGAVESKASTLAEIIYEIASARFTERGTRDDDKRSEAAMEDRKKEGYF
- a CDS encoding CotH kinase family protein — translated: MKVRRFTAYILLLLLFSFSRLSAQLVINEFSAANATVVADEFGKYGDWIEFYNAGNSPLNLYKYKLSDDPLVPAKWQFPFISLAPHDFITVFIDDTSKLTTINHWETPVKSDDVWRYTIPDNLTDTNWRNSSFIDNSWSQGKGGIGYGDGDDSTVVSNIRTIYMRKIFSLVDTSQVMKAIFNIDYDDGFVAYLNGIEIARNNIGSVGVRPNYTDFASGEHEAKMFSGGMPDSFYVDFNLLRKALQIGTNVLAVEVHNLSNASTDLSAIPYFSIGVNRSNYVFPAPPSWFEAPIREYLHANFKLSKSGETIVLSDSLGNVIDQKYTGSMQTDVSYGRSTDGAATWCFFSPPSPNISNSTSICYSGIATAPVFSIQGGYYDAPRLVSIAASPANAVIHYTTDGSTPTLNSAVYTSSLAVDTSQTLKARVYTVGMVPSPVVTNTYLIDEDMHLPVFSLATNPENLWDDSTGIYVLGNHASTTYPYKGANYWQDWEKPVSLEYFDKQKNRAFQFDAAFKINGNYSRAKPQKSFELILDNDFGTPEITYPLIPEKENIKSYPGFILRNAGTDWNVVHYRDGLMQRIMKNTYTGFLGYEPCEVFLNGRYWGVYEIRENDNHSYVENNFGYKKSEFDLLFEGGSIEIKNGSDTGFFNMFNYAITANPLDSSFYTKMNSLFDLQNYADYFIAETYYVNNDWIGDWSNNIKLWRPRKPGGKWQYILYDLDFGMGLYSSYTYDKLSDLIAPADDSYQSYIFNAMAANPTFRNYFINRYADLINTIYVPANVRKIAYDMRDSIAADMPLQFARWGSSMTSWNQNIASLINFTNKRPARALNYIQSNFNLNSQVVLTLQAYPLGSGRIQISTIIPDSLPWKGTYFNGNPVTITAIPNPGYSFDYWQPNNSILSADSNQSITINFTTSDSVLAYFKGSTLTPHITFNEINYQSAGTADAGDWVELHNLDSVDIDLTAWKFKDNDNLHCYTFPLGTTIKANGYLVLAEDLSKFNSQFPELSQNENHSNPHRSPHQDENHDDDEQDNVLGPIGFGFANTGELLRLFTNQDSLHVSMTYSKLPPWPIAAAGQGYTLESVPVNLDLDNGDNWFAGCPGGSPGTFFTPAVASILGDSLISFCEGDSVKLTAQSGSNFRYQWFKNGSEIQTAKNQNLFVSDSGDYTLKVNRFNCEAISAMVHVTKKTNPLAHIQSPLNTFVCAGATIDLTADSAFGQTFGWTKNDSILSGEVTAQLTLSDSGFYQVKVTDNGCTSVSELIHVVLNPLPDAGLQNDSMYSFCEGGVQTLSAPSNAAYTYKWYRNDTLLPAEVDTVFAATLSGKYSFETTLNGCSKQSNAIDIVVYVAPETFLNPTDTLVLCIGENHTLQAFFDSTYSYQWFFNDSLIVGADSATLFVDIAARYKLVTVNSLCSASSEVVVLIKPSPIATILADSMLSICVGTAYQLRVTKSLGYTYQWMKDSLQIQGATAFKYDVVDSGNYYAIVRLNSCESHSNTIQVNTHALPENVITANDTTNFCEGNFVKLESVGMLGLTYQWYRNGISIPGQTDTVFNANQSGNYTLVQRDSLCSNLSNSIPVTVKPSPLASATPSGTTHLCEGQSVFLNAPIDTNYSYQWLKDSSILIGFNQPLLSVADSGKYAVRVTLDGCDAVSAGITITQNQKIQASILAADTLMICANATYLFQTNVEPGMAYHWLLNGNLIPFATDSEYTASGDGHYAVMLSDAYCSATSTEKVLGHFVPTLVSLSSFSPVCVGDSAFELSGGTPLGGNYSGFAVDTNYFVPQEAGAGFNSISYAYIDSNNCTFSASSVIEVKAQVATPTILQNFDQLISSAVSGNQWYLNDTLLVGATQQVYVPTANGVYSLIVSDPQLCNSDTAYSSYFSLSAKSVEQELAFSIYPNPNNGAFTLTFSNKHLNTIAVKIFDMLSQEVYNERFSNLLSSHNNLNFSGIASGIYLIQVKSGDSIVEQKVIVH
- the cysC gene encoding adenylyl-sulfate kinase produces the protein MSVKTVVDTKKIIVENCPVIWLEGLSGSGKSTLAKSLSQHFSSKGIAHVLLDGDELRKGINQDLGFSDSDRNENLRRAAEIALLFKNSGIVPICSFITPTHTLQKLVANTIGNNFIEIFVNCSLEECERRDVKGLYKKARLGEIPKFTGVSAAFEEPVDPILTVNTEQNSLAACLNSLLTVLEKTSLHLINTPVL